The following DNA comes from Corynebacterium lizhenjunii.
TAGGGATAGCCGGTTCCTTACGGACTTCCCCACGGTAGGAACCGAGTCGCCTCATGTGGTTCTATGCAGTGTGGGTACCATGTACACCGTTTTCCCTCGAGATGTCTTTGGACAGCCCATAAGTCATTGTCTATTCCTTTCTTGCTGCGGGGCTATGTGAGGCGGGTCCTGGTCGGGCTGTGCGTACGCGTCAGACATCAAGCCCCGGTTGGGAGTTAGCTTAGCCCCGTTCGAGCGGCCCTAGGAGAAAAGGGTGTGGGGACATTAACACAACGGCGCCTAAGTTTCGTACTATGAATGAGTTGGGCGCTTCCTGGTGCGCAAAGGAGCTGGGGTGCGCGAAGCTAGTAAAGGCGGTGATGGCAACGTGATGGAACCAAAGACCTACGTGGAGGCTTCTGTCGAATTAGAACGGATTCTGCGCAGTGAGGGCCAATTGGCCCCGCAGCGGGCGCAGGAAGTGCAGAACCTGGCGGTGCAGTTGCCATTGCGTGAACTCATCGCCTTGGTGGAACGCTGTAATTCTGTGCGGGCGGCGTTGTTGCTGCGATTGTTGCCGCGGGAGCTATCCATCGCGGTCTTTGATGCGCTGGACTTCGCGCAGCAGGCAGACCTTATCGATGAACTGGGCAACCAGGATGTCTTTGAATACTTCGACGCCCTGGAGCCGGAAGACCGTGTGTCGCTGTTGGATGAGCTCCCGGCGGAGATTGCAGACCGGCTGCTGCGTTCGCTGGATAAACCTGACCGGGATATTACGGGGGTGGTGCTGGGCTATAGCAAGGGCTCAGTGGGTCGCCGTATGTCCCCGGAGGTGCCGGACTTGTACCCGGAGATGACTGCGGGTGAGGCCATGGCGCGTTTGAAGGAAACGGCGGCAGACTTGGAGACCATTTATACGCTGCCTATTGTGCGCAAGGACCGCCGGCTGGTGGGCGTGGTCAGCTTCCGGGAGGTCTTCCAGGCTAAGGATGATGCCCTGCTGGGGGATCTGATGAAGGAGGCTGTTTATGCAATGGCCAACGCGGACGCGGAGGAGACCGCGCGTTGGTTCTTGCCGTTGGATATTTTGGCGTTGCCGGTGGTGGATGAGTCGCAGCGGCTGGTGGGCCTGCTGATGTGGGATGACGCCATCGACATTGTGGAAGAGGCAGACTCTGAGGACAGTGCGCGTTCTGGTGGTGCGGAGGCGCTGCAGCAGCCGTATATGTCCACGCCGCTGCTGAAGCTGGTGCGCTCGCGCATTGTCTGGCTGTTGGTGCTCGCACTCTCGGCGCTACTCACCGTGCAGGTGCTGTCCGTCTTTGAGGACACTCTGGCAGCGGCCGTGGTGCTCTCCCTATTTATTCCGCTGCTGACGGGCACCGGAGGTAATACGGGCAACCAGGCGGCTACGACAGTCACGCGTGCGTTGGCGTTGGGCGATATACGTAAGAATGACCTCGGTTCGGTTATGTGGCGCGAGCTGCGCGTGGGCATGTTGCTGGGCGCGGTACTGGGTGGTTTGGGCTTTGTGCTGGCCTCTGTGGTCTATGGCTTAAGCATTGGTCTAGTCATTGGCTCCACTTTGTTTTTGGTCTGTTCCATGTCGGCGACGGTGGGCGGGGCCATGCCGCTGATTGCTAAGGCAGTGGGCGCGGACCCGGCGGTATTTTCTAATCCGTTTATTTCCACGTTCTGTGATGCGACGGGCCTGATTATTTACTTCCTGATCGCTAAGACGGTATTGGGCCTCTAGCGGGGGTAATGGGGGAAATTCATTGTGGAAAAACCCTGAGGTACGGGTAGAGTTCTTGCGTACCCCGTATGCAGTAATGTGAATAACATTCACTGTTGTTTTGGGTGCGGGTAACTCTGAGAACGAAGGAGACGTGCGGATGAGCACCCCCATTACTCACCAATCCACTGCGCACACGGAAGGTGAAGATGACCACGGCGTGAAGGCCGCCGAGTGGCGCCGCCAGCTCATTGGCCTGTTTACTGGCCTGGCCCTGGCCTTGCTGGTGTGGTTTATCTTCCCGGCAGACGCAGTAGATACCGTTATGCAGTCCTCCGGTGCGAAGGAGGGCGCCGAATATACTCACGGTGCGCTGCGTGCGGTGGCTGCCGTGGTCATTCTCATGGGCGTGTGGTGGATGACGGAAGCGATCCCCCTGGCGGCCACCGCGCTGTTGCCGTTGGCTATTTTCCCTTTGGCGGGGGTGGGCACCATTAAAGAGGTCGGCTCGCCTTACGCCTCGGCCACCATTTTCTTGTTCATGGGCGGCTTCCTCATCGCCCTGGCCCTGCAGCGCTGGAACCTGCACCGCCGCATGGCCTTGGCCGTGGTCAACATTGTGGGCACTTCGCCTAAGCGCCTTATCCTCGGATTCATGCTGGCCACGGGCTTTTTGTCCATGTGGGTGTCCAACACGGCTACCGCGGTGGTCATGTTGCCCATCGGTACTTCGGTGCTGGCGCTGACTGCGGACACCGTCGGTGGCATGAAGAACCAGAAGAAGTTCGCCACCGCGCTGATGTTGGGCATTGCCTACGCGGCCTCCATCGGCTCCCTGGGCACCTTGATTGGTACCCCGCCAAACGCCTTGCTCAAGGGCTACATGGAAGAGTCTCACGGCATCGTCATTGGTTTTGGCGAGTGGATGCTGGTGGGCATGCCGCTGGCGGTAATCTTCCTGGTTATCGCCTGGGTCTTGCTGATTGCCATCTTCAAGCCGGAGATGGACCAAATCCCGGGCGGCAAGGAGCTCATCCGTAAGGAAATCGACGCCCTTGGCCCGTGGACTGGCCCGCAGGTCATCACCGGCATCATCTTCCTGGGCGCTGCGGTGGCCTGGGTGGCGCTGCCATTCGTCTTGGATAAGTCCTCTGGTTATGACGATGCCATCGTGGGCATCATCGCCGGCCTGTTGCTCTTCATTATCCCGGCGGATGCCAAGCACGGCACCCGCCTGCTGGATTGGAAGACGGCCAATGAGATGCCGTGGGACGTCCTGCTGCTCTTCGGCGGCGGCCTGTCCCTGTCGGCCATGTTCAACACTTCTGGTCTGTCCCTGTGGATTGGTGAGATGGCTAAGGGCCTGGGCTCGCTGCCCACCATCCTGCTGGTGGCTGCGGTGGCCTTGATGGTGCTGTTCCTGACGGAAATCACCTCGAATACCGCTACGGCGGCGACCTTCCTGCCAATCATGGGCGGTGTGGCTGTGGGTATTGGCCTCACCGACAGCGGCGACATCAACGTCATGCTGCTTACCGTCCCGGTTGCTCTGGCAGCCACCTGCGCCTTCATGCTGCCAGTGGCCACCCCGCCCAACGCCATCGCTTACGGCTCCGGACATGTGCGCATTGGCGATATGATCAAGGGCGGCATTTGGCTCAATGTCATTGGCACCGTGCTGATTACCTTGACGGTCTACTTGCTGGCCGTGCCTGTCTTTGGTTTGGTTCTCTAGGCCTGCCAGCCCCACTCACCCCAGTCCTGTGGCTGGGGTGTTGTGCTTTCATAGCTTGCCGATGCCCCCTCCTCTCCACCCTTTCCCTCTTCCGTGCCGCTCCACCATAAGCGCTAAAAGGCCTGTCTGCCTGGCGATTTGTCAGAGTTTAGGATGCTGGGTATAGTTACATCTCGTTGCACGGCAGTCAGCAAGGCAGTTGCAACGGTTAGCGCCCGTAGCTCAACGGATAGAGCATCTGACTACGGATCAGAAGGTTGGGAGTTCGAATCTCTCCGGGCGCACAAAACACCAGGTCAGGCCCCCTTTTTGGGGGTTTGGCCTGTGGTCGTTTTTCGTGTCTGCCCTGCTTAGGGCAATTTCGATACTACATGATTACCGGGGCGTTCGAGACGTTCGATGGTTTCATCCAGCTTCCGGGCCAGGAGAGCCAGCAGACCAGTAAGCCGCAGTTGCTGAGTAGGGCGCTAACCCGGCAGGCGCGAGAGGCCGCGTACAACGGTGGTTGGCTAGTCGGTCTTGTGGACGGGCGTGGGGCAGTGGCAAGTTTGACGGTGGAAAGATACTTCACGCTCTTGGACAAGGTGTTGCGGGACCAGCGGTTGTCCATCACGGAACAGGAGCAGTTGCTCAGGACGTGGCAGTCCGGGAGGTGTTACGGTTTGCGCAGTAGTGAGCCAGCGGCAGTGCTGCAGCGGCGCCAAATGCGTCACCGCCTTGACGCTAAGGGGCCACATATTTTTGTCCCTTGAGCCGTAGTCGGGCCTAATTGCCTAATGGCCGACATTACTGTTTTGCGGCGCAGTGCGCGGGCGGGTGGGAAGACGTGGCTTAGGGCGCGTGGTGCTCTGGTGGCAGCGGGGATTCTGGCTTGGAGGCGTCGTTGATCTCCCGTATTCGCTGGCAGAAATAATCTCGGTTGTCTTCTTGCATGTGCGCAAATTCCATGAGCACGCCTGGCCAGATGTGATACGTATCGACAAGGTCTTCCGCGATGCTGGATAACGGAGAAAATGAAATCTCACCCCACCTGATGCCAATGCCGACCCTCTCGGAGTATTCTGTGCCGCTTAGGGGGCCCATTGACCACTCGCTGGGCGATGTAGCGTTCAACCATGTTCCGGTTATGGCGAGGATACGGTAGACCTTATCCTCGTAGCTGCGTTTAGACGTGAGGATGTCGAGCACGATCTCGAAGGGAAATTCTTGCGAGCCTTCGGTAACTTGCTTCTGCTGGTCAGGTGTCAGCTCACCAAGCGTTTCGGGGACTACTTTCTCAAGTAGTTCCTCCAGCCGTTTCCCAAATTGCTCGTTGTAACTGTCTAACCACATGAGAATCCTTTCGGGTTATGCGGGCCGTATAATCCAGGCTCCCGCATTGTTGTTTAAAATCCTGTCGAAGAAGCAGGTAGCGGAACGAGCCCAGTACCCGGTGTTTTGCCGACTTCTTAGGATGTCGAGTTGGCTCCAGCATTCACTTTCCGTCAGATACACAAATTTGCTGTGGCCCGAGGCTTCATGATTTGGCTCTGGGGCGCCAAACGATGGAGCCAGCGAGGCGCAGAACGCAAGGATCATCGCCCCGAGGAGCATTATGTGCTTGGGACGGTAGCTGTTATTGGGGTTTAGCATGTCACTACTCCGTCGATGCGACCCTTGTGAAGGGCGATATTTGTGCGGGTACCAGCTATTACCAGTTTGCACGCTGAGTCTGCGGCAAACGCAAAGATTACTTTGACTCGTATGTCCCAATCGCAATGATTATAAACTTGGACGAAACCTTTTTCCGGTACCGCGCTGATGCAATCTGGCGCACGGTCGCTGGCAGAACGCAGTTTTCCAGTGGAACTGGAAGAGCTTATTGATGAGATTTCACCACTTTCTTCTACGGTGATAATAACCTGGCTGCTTTCATCATTCTCGAAAGCGTTTTCTGCGGCAATTGCGGGGGCAGACTGAGTGGCGGCTGAGAGGGCGACGGCACAAATTGCGGATGTAACATAGCTGTGGCTCTTGGACACTTTGGTTCCTTGGAATTGGGTGGAGTTCTGGGCGGATGCACGGCGTACCGTTAGGTATTTGTCGTGCTCCGAAAATCGTAGTGTGAAATGGCATTGGACTCGTGCTTGTTTTGAATCCGTTGCATTTCGCCTGGGGCTGGTCTCGTCCTATCTGTATTGTGGGGCACGTTTCTTCGTGCTCCTCTAGGCCACCTCTGCAGCGTAGCACAGAATCACGCGGTGCATCACGGGGGTGAATAATGGGCCACGAGGTTGCGGCCGGGTGCTGAAGCTGCGGCCGGTTGCGAGGTATCTTGGCGCCAGGGTTGCCGGGGTGCGCGCCTGGTGTGCTAGGGTAGTGAGCCAAGTCCCAACCTCTAGAAGAAAGTAACCTCGGAGACTGATTATGACCTTGATGCTGCACCTGTAGTTTTCCTCCGCCACACCGCAAGGTGTCCACGCGGGGTGCCAGTTGTGTGCCCTGCGTGAGGAGCCCCCGTTGTGGGGCTGTCACAGTATGCTTTCCGCACGCTTCGGCGATCGCGGTTGTCATTGCTTGGAGAACACATGCAGCAGCATAAAACGGATCATAAGACTGATCCGGAAACTTTCTGGACCGCGGTCCGCAGGGACCACCCCGACTATATTCGCTGGTTCGTCGCTGATACGGCTAGTGCGTTGGGGGCATCGTTAATTTCTATCCCTATGGCCATGGTCAGCCTTCACGTCACCGGGAGCCTGAGTCAGGCGGGCCTGGTAGGCGCCGCAACGTCTTTGGGTTCAATGATCATGACCATTCCGGCGGGGATGATCATTGATCGCTTCAACAAGAAGCGACTTCTGTTTCTCTATGGCCTCTCGTTATTTTTGATATGGGCTGGGTTTTCGGCTCTACTGGTGTGGGGCGTATTGAGCTTTCCGCTGTTGTTGCTGTTCGGGTTGAGTGCGGGACTAATAACCGGCACGTTCGGTGGTCTGACCAACGCCATCCTACGGTTCATCATCGGGGAGAAGCTCCTGGTGGCGGCGCAAGGCAGGAACCAGACTCGTGACAGTATCGTCTGGATGGCCGGATTGCCTCTAGGCGGTCTGTTGTATGGGATAGCCCCTGTGATCCCCTTTGTGGCGCAGGCTGTCGCGGGTCTAGGGCCCATTTGCGCGGCTAAGACGATAGAAGCCAACCTTGAACAGCCGGGTACGCGCTCGACGTACTCCTTCGAGGAGTTCTGGGCGGATACCAAGTACTCGTTGACCTGGATTTGGAAGTACCCAACCCTGCGGGCAGTGTTCGGGGTGGATCTTTTCGCGAACTTTGCCAACTTCTTCTTTATCGCAGCGGTCGATCTGTGGCTAGCGTATCTCCAGGTAGAAGGCTGGATAATTGGATTGGTCTCTGCGACATTTTCCATCGGCATGGTCGTTGGCGGCCTGGTGCAAGACCGGTTGATCCGACTCTTCCCGGCAAGCCGGATTATCTGGGTGACCATGCTTTGGCAGCTTGGCTGCTATCTCTTCCTGGTTGCGTTTTCACAGTACTGGCCGCTGATTGCCGTCGCGACATTCGCGGTCAGCATCCCTGCCGTAGCGTGGATGTCTTATTCGGGCGGATACCTGGTGCTGTCAGCTCCGCCGGAGAAGATTGGCAAATGCTCCGCCGGAGCCCGCTTGATGATGGGCCTGATGCCCGTCCTGGCGTCTGCCGGCGCGGGGGTAATGCTCTCGGCTGTCGGCTTCCGGCTCAGCATGGCTGTGTGTGCCGCGTGCGCGGCTGTGGCGTGGTTTATATCCACTAGTCAGGTGCTGCGCAGACTGCCCAAGGCAGCAGACTTTGACCAATTACCCGTCTACGACGGATGAAAGTGAGGAAATGATGAAAAACGCTCATATTGATGGTGTCACGTTTGACACGGGCGGACCTGCCAAGGCCAGCATAAAGGCAACCGGGCTGGCTTCGGTGAGAAACGGAACCACGCTTTTTGAAGACCTTGATGTCACTGTCGATTCCTCGACGAAGCTGGCAATCATGGGAAAGAACGGGGTGGGTAAATCCACCTTCCTGCACATTCTTTATGGTTCATTGCCGCCATCGGCCGGTGAATTGAGCCGGGTGGGCAGTGTCTTCCTTGTTGAGCAGAACCTTGAGGCGCCACCGCAGACGCTGGTAAAGGAATACGTTGAATCCATGCTGGCGGAATCGGTGGAATTGCTCCAACAGATCGAAGTGGCCTCGGAAGAGGTATCAGGTGAAATCCCTGGTGCGCAAGAACGCCTTGCGGAGCTGCTTGAGAGGGCCGACCGCGTGGGGGCATGGGATACTCAGTGGCGGCTGGAAAAGGCGTTGGATGCTTTTGGAATGATGCCTTACCTCCAGGCTCCGCTGGAGTCATTATCGACTGGGCAGAAATATCGGGTGCGGCTAGCAATCGCGTTGGCGCTACAACCCCAGTTTCTGCTGCTGGACGAGCCCACCAACCATCTTGATAAGGCGTCGATTGAGTTTCTGAACGGCCAGCTTGCCCAGCGCCGCGGCGGCACAGTGGTTGTTACCCATGACGGCGGCTTCGTGGAGAGATTTGCCACCTCGATTCTTGACTTGGACCCTACCAGGGACGGCAGCCATAGCGTCTACGTGGGCAGCCTGTCTAGCTGGAAAGAGAAGAAGGCCGCGGCACTTGTGCGCTGGCGCGAAGACTACGCAGAATACTGCGAGAGGAAGGCCGAGCTAGAGCGGCGGATGGTCGGCTACCGGGCTAAGCAGATTACGGGTTGGCGCCCGCCCAAAGGCACCTACCGGAACGCACGGGCCTCCAAGACGGCGGCCATCTTGAAGAGCACGGAACGCCTGATTGGTCGTATGGAAGCTGAATTGGTTGAGGTGCCACCGCCGCCGCAGGAGTTCAACCTTCCGGTGGTTTCTAGCGCGCAGGAGGAGTGGGCCTTTCGAGCATCTGAGTTGGTGATTACCCGCGAGGTGTCCCTACCGGGGGAGCTTGAGGTTGACGGCGGGGACAAGCTCCTTCTCTATGGCCCTAATGGATCTGGGAAATCCACCTTATTGAAAGCCTTGGCGGGAGAGCTTGCCATTCGGAGCGGGAAACTGGCGGTCAATCCAGCACTGACAATCTCATACTTGCCGCAAGTCCCGCCGCAGTGGGACTTGAACCGGACAGTGAGGCAGCTGTGTGAGGAGGAATTTGGCAGCAGCGCGGAGTACGTCATTGATTCTTGTGCAGTTCCAGCTAGCGAGCTGTCGATTAAGGCCTCGACCCTGTCAATGGGGCAGCTGCGCAGGCTGCAATTGGCGGCATGCCTGGCGGTGCCGGCTGGCTTAGTTCTGCTGGATGAGCCCACGAACCACATCTCCCGCGAATTTGTTGGGGTTCTCCTTGAGCACCTCAATTCCACGTCTGCGGCAGTTGTCGTGGCATCGCATGACCAGTTGTTCATCGAGCAGCTGGGCGGCTGGCGCGTGTTGTCGTTGGGAGGGGAGGGACAGAGGGTATGGGACACAACACAATCACCCGTGGTGTAATCTGGCTAACTAGATATTGGCAGGCAGATGAGGAGTTAGCGCAGTGGTGAAAAATATCCTGCTGATTGAGTCAATGGCTGCTGGCAATGCCCTTGTGGCCCAGCGGGCCGCAGAGCGCGGTTACCGGCTGCACATCGCCACGGCAGACCGCAGTCTGTACCCAGATGCTGAAGGGGCCGAGTTTGTAGATATTGACACCAGCGACTACCGGGTACTGCAGGACTATGTGTCCAAGAACAGTGACGACCTTGCTGCAGTTGCTAGCCCCACGGATGGGTGGGGAGTGATGGCGGCCCAACTACGCGATGAGTTCAGGTTTGCCAGCAGATTTTCGCGCGAGCGAGCTCTCACGGTTCCGGGACAAGGAGTGGGTGCGCAAGCAACTGGACCTATTCGGAAAAAACGGAGATACCAGCGCGGAAGCAGCAGGCGGTGCGTGGCGGTTTCCGCTCATCGCTAAGCCACGCCGCGGAACTGGATCGCAAGACATTCGCATTATCAGTACAGCTGAGGAGCTAGCGGAATTTCGCCAGTCGCATAACGCGACGCCGGACCAGGAAGTGCAGTGGGTTATCGAGCCCTACCACCAAGGCCCGCTATATTCGGCGGAGTGCTACACGGATGGCAAGAGTTTCTACTTTTTCGGCATAACCAATCGAATCATGTCGCAGCCACCGGAATTTGTAGAGGTGGTCAAGACCTTCCCACATGCACACGGGACTCCATGGGAAGATTCCGCGCGCGAGTGGACGCACAGCGTACTGGAAGCCCTTGGTTACAATGCCGGATTTGCGCATGTGGAGTTTATTCAGACGCGCGAAGGCTTCGAGCTGGTGGAACTCAATGCACGAATGGCGGGAGCATTGATCACCCCGGCGGTGGCTGCGTGTACGAATTATGACCCCTATGCGATGGTGATTGATGAGGCATTGGGCGCAGACGTTGAGGTGCCGGGGCATCGGCAAGTTCGGGGTGGCCACAGCCATGTCAGTCTGTACGCACACAGACTGGGCAAGCTCAAGCGTGTGGAGGGCGCGGAGGGCCTGAACGCCTTTCCTGGCCAACCTACCTGGCACCCCGCAAAGACGCTGGGTTCGCAGATTGAGCAGTTGGGGACGTACCGGGCGCGCATTGGCAATGTATCTGCGGTGGCACCCACGCCCGAGTTGGCGCAGGACCGAGCCATAGCGGCAGCGCAGAGTCTTTCGGTGGTTATCGAATGAGCCCAGCCACTACACTGATCCCCGGTATGGGTACGCAGAAGTCCCGGGTTGGCATTCTGCTAGCTGCGATTGTGATCTCCGGAATCACAACATTCATGTTCTATCCGCTAATTGCCCTAGAACTGATTGCACGTGGACAGTCCCCAGGTAGCGCGGGGCTTATCCTGGGGTTCCTCTCGGGCACGGGCCTCATCCTGTCTGGAGTAATCGGGTCTCTCAACGCGCGGTTGGGATCCAAGGCATTGGCCGTGGCGGGACTGGTGGTGCGCACGGCCGGCCTGTTGGTCTTTGCATTCCCGGTGGGTACACCCGTCTATATTGTGGGCGCCATTGTGGCTAGTTTGGGCAGCTCTGCCAATGGCTTGGCCATCAAGACGGAATTGATGCGTACTTCGGCTTCGCGCAATACTATTACTTTGCGTTCCATTGCGGTGAACCTGGGTGCATTGGTGGGGCCCTCTGTGGGCGGATTGCTTTACCTCAAAATTTCTTTCACGCAAATTGTCTACCTGGCCACGGCATCATATGTGCTGCTGGCCGTGGTGCTAGCATTTGTTAAATTCCAGCCGCCGGAAGCCGACGCTGCGGAAGCCCACGCTGCAAAAGCTGATACTGCGGCGGCTCAGGCTACAGTAGCCCCGCACCCCGCCGCCAACTCTGGCCGCGGCAGCACCGGGCTGGATGGCCCCTTCGTACTACTGCTGGTATGTACCTTTTGTTATTGGGCCATCTACTCCCAGTGGAATCTGGTGGTGCCCATCTACGCCACTGCGGGCTTTGGTACTCATCTTGGCTCTTCCTGGATATTTACCGGTAACGCGGTGTTGATATTGGCGTTGCAGTACCTGCTAATTGTCAAGGCGCTGAAAAACATCGCTGCAGAAATCATTCTGGGCGCCGGTTTTGTGCTGTTTGAGGTCGCATTCTTAATCCTGCTCACCAGCCCCTCAATAATTAGCGCCATTGCCTTCGCCACGGTATTTTCCCTGGCGGAATTGTTGATAAGTCCGACCTTGGACGAGGTCACAGCACAACTGCGGCAGTCCGGCAGCGGGCTTACAAAAGCCTTTGGAATTACCGCCACGGTCAGCGGTGTGGCCTCACTGCTGTGTTCTTTTGGGGGCGGCCGTTTGATAGATACATTTGACGCTGCTGGCGGAGTTGGTGCGCTAACCCTGCCCGTTGGGCTGGTCGGCATTGGCTGCGCGGTGGCCCTAAGTAGGAGAAAAACCCCATGATTTTTTATATATTAGAGGCCCGCAAAGCCATTATGGAGGCTGCGCAGTCCCAGGGCGGCGAAGGCATTGCGGTGGTTGCGCCCGGTGCAGACCACCATGATCTCGCAGGGTATCCGATTATTGAGGTTGCAGATGCTAAGAACCCTTTGCTGGTGGCTCAGGCGCTTGCCGGGGTAGCGGAATCTTCACCGCAGCGACAAATGTGCATCGGTCTGGGCGATGACACCGCGCAGTGTGCCCTGATGGTCAATACGTTTTTTGGCTGGGAGGTGGAGCACCTTCCCAACTTCACGTCCTTGGAGAGCATGCGCGATAAGCACCGTTTGCGTTGCACCTTGGGGCCCGGGCACCGCCTCAATGGGCAGTTTTGGACTGTGTCTGCCGATGCCGCTGCCGCCACTTGCACTCCCGACGCCACTCCCACCAGCACGTCCGCAGTGGTAGTACAGTTGCTGGAATCCTGCCCTAATGGTGTCGTGCTCAAACCTAATCGTGGTTCTGGAAGTAGGGACGTGCTCACGGTGCGCGATAAGGCACAAGCACACTCCGTTGAGCTGACGGGGGAGAGCTTCCTGGCAGAGGAATTATTCTTCGGCCCCGAGTTTTCGGTGGAAGGCCTGAGCTGGGACGGCCAGTACTTTCCACTGGTGGTTACGCAGAAAACTACGGGTGGGGCTACGGGCCTGGTGGAAACTGGCCAGCTGCAACCGGCGCGCATCGGCAAGCAAGAGACTATGGCGCTGTTTGCTGCGGCGGAGGAGGTGCTCGCGGCGGTAGGGTACCGCTTTGGGCTTTCACACATTGAGTTCATTCTGAGTGCCACCGGGCCGAAGCTGATTGAAGCGCATGGGCGCGTGGGAGGGGACCGGATTGCGGATATGATGCGCTGGTCTATAGGGGCCACGGCTTTTGAGATTCTCTTCCAGACCTATGTGACTGGCCAAGGGCCGCAGCTTGCCGATGCCCCCGCCTGTCACCCGTCCCCGCAGGAGGCTGCCATCCGGTTTGTGGATATGACGGGGTGGAAGGGGACCGATGAGCAATGGCGCCAGCGGGTGGCCGCGTGCCCGGGGGTGCAGGAGGCGGTGGTGCTGAAACCTGCAGGGCAACGCGGGTTGATTGGGAAATCGGCCGACCGGCATGCGCACGTGCTGGTGGCGGGCGACGACGCTTCAGCGATTCTGCGCGCGGTGGAGGAGGCACTGGGCTAGGGTGTGCTGGGAACACTCTTCCCTATCCTTGGAGCTTTAGGGTAATTTGCGTTAAAGCTCTCCAGGGGTAAAAATAAAGGCCGAGAAAGTGAGGACAAGGTCCCTCGCTATGAGTGGGGAAAGATCTGCAGGACAATTTGCGCCTTGTAGGTCTTTCCTCTTTTTCGGCCTAATTGCCTAATGGTCAAATGTTGACCACCATCAGGATCTATTTCATGCGGAAACGCTGCCTCTAGCGCTTCCTCCGACAGCCGGACACGATTCCTTGGGTAAGGCGGGGGATCACCCCCGAATTTTGGTACCTATTCCCACCGCGCTTCCCGTGGTGTAATCTAACCCTGCCCTAACTCAGGTTAGGCTTAGTTTACCCTTCTGAAGGGTCATTTTAAAGCACACAGGATGGAGTACGCACGTATGTCTTTGCGTTTGGTAGGCAGTCCGCGGCGATGGACTGCAGCATTAAGTTCTTTGCTGGTGGCCGTGTCCCTGGCCGCCTGCTCCGGTGGGGCAGATTCGAGCTCTGCCAGCAGCGAATCCGCCTCTGGCCAGGCCACCTCCAGCCAAGCCATGAGCAGCGAGGCTGGCTCCAGCAGCGCCATGGCGGCAGGTGAC
Coding sequences within:
- a CDS encoding MFS transporter, with amino-acid sequence MGTQKSRVGILLAAIVISGITTFMFYPLIALELIARGQSPGSAGLILGFLSGTGLILSGVIGSLNARLGSKALAVAGLVVRTAGLLVFAFPVGTPVYIVGAIVASLGSSANGLAIKTELMRTSASRNTITLRSIAVNLGALVGPSVGGLLYLKISFTQIVYLATASYVLLAVVLAFVKFQPPEADAAEAHAAKADTAAAQATVAPHPAANSGRGSTGLDGPFVLLLVCTFCYWAIYSQWNLVVPIYATAGFGTHLGSSWIFTGNAVLILALQYLLIVKALKNIAAEIILGAGFVLFEVAFLILLTSPSIISAIAFATVFSLAELLISPTLDEVTAQLRQSGSGLTKAFGITATVSGVASLLCSFGGGRLIDTFDAAGGVGALTLPVGLVGIGCAVALSRRKTP
- a CDS encoding ATP-grasp domain-containing protein, which produces MIFYILEARKAIMEAAQSQGGEGIAVVAPGADHHDLAGYPIIEVADAKNPLLVAQALAGVAESSPQRQMCIGLGDDTAQCALMVNTFFGWEVEHLPNFTSLESMRDKHRLRCTLGPGHRLNGQFWTVSADAAAATCTPDATPTSTSAVVVQLLESCPNGVVLKPNRGSGSRDVLTVRDKAQAHSVELTGESFLAEELFFGPEFSVEGLSWDGQYFPLVVTQKTTGGATGLVETGQLQPARIGKQETMALFAAAEEVLAAVGYRFGLSHIEFILSATGPKLIEAHGRVGGDRIADMMRWSIGATAFEILFQTYVTGQGPQLADAPACHPSPQEAAIRFVDMTGWKGTDEQWRQRVAACPGVQEAVVLKPAGQRGLIGKSADRHAHVLVAGDDASAILRAVEEALG